The Sneathiella sp. P13V-1 genome includes a window with the following:
- the dapE gene encoding succinyl-diaminopimelate desuccinylase, with protein MMSYLDDIDEVTLTQDLIRCPSVTPKDAGALDVLQAALEKLGFKCQRLVFSDENTPDVDNLYARYGTEAPNFCFAGHTDVVPPGELSEWSVDPFGSIIKDGMLIGRGAADMKAAIACFAAAAQRVIKAKDGKIPGSISFLITGDEEGPAINGTRKVLEWMAENGERIDHCIVGEPTNPNQLGEMVKIGRRGSFTGYLTALGTEGHVAYPHLADNPIPHLVAMMSALDHLVLDQGSEHFQASNLEFTTIDVGNPATNVIPQSAKTTFNIRFNTHHSLDGLDRLIRETLDKVAEERGAKYHLDAQKNSEPFLTEEGDFSHLIAASIEKHSGQKPVMSTTGGTSDARFIKNYCPVAEFGLISQTMHKIDEQVAVADINALANIYESVLDGYFGD; from the coding sequence ATGATGAGTTACCTTGATGATATAGATGAAGTGACCCTGACGCAGGATCTTATCCGCTGTCCGAGTGTCACCCCAAAAGATGCCGGTGCCCTTGATGTCTTACAGGCGGCTCTTGAAAAGCTCGGCTTCAAATGTCAGCGCCTTGTCTTCTCGGATGAGAACACGCCTGACGTTGATAATTTGTATGCGCGCTACGGCACAGAAGCGCCAAACTTCTGTTTTGCAGGACATACAGATGTTGTCCCGCCCGGCGAGCTGAGCGAGTGGTCAGTTGATCCATTTGGCTCCATCATCAAGGATGGCATGTTAATCGGCCGCGGCGCAGCTGATATGAAAGCGGCCATCGCCTGCTTTGCTGCCGCTGCCCAGCGGGTCATTAAAGCCAAAGATGGAAAGATCCCAGGCTCCATCAGTTTCCTGATTACAGGTGATGAGGAAGGCCCCGCCATCAACGGCACCCGCAAAGTGCTGGAGTGGATGGCCGAAAATGGGGAGCGGATTGATCATTGTATCGTTGGGGAACCCACCAATCCAAATCAGCTGGGTGAGATGGTGAAAATCGGGCGCCGTGGATCCTTTACCGGATATCTTACCGCCCTTGGAACGGAAGGCCACGTTGCTTACCCTCATCTTGCGGACAACCCAATTCCGCACCTTGTGGCAATGATGTCTGCTCTGGATCATTTAGTGCTGGATCAGGGAAGCGAGCATTTTCAGGCAAGCAACCTTGAATTTACCACCATTGATGTGGGCAACCCGGCGACGAATGTGATTCCACAGTCTGCGAAAACAACCTTCAACATCCGCTTCAATACGCATCACAGTTTGGATGGGTTGGACCGCTTGATCCGGGAAACACTTGATAAAGTGGCCGAGGAAAGAGGCGCGAAATATCATCTGGATGCTCAGAAAAATTCTGAACCGTTCCTGACGGAAGAAGGCGATTTCAGCCATCTGATTGCCGCTTCTATTGAAAAACACAGCGGTCAAAAACCCGTAATGTCGACAACCGGCGGGACGTCAGATGCACGCTTTATCAAGAATTACTGCCCTGTAGCGGAGTTTGGGTTAATCAGCCAAACCATGCATAAAATTGATGAACAGGTTGCCGTTGCAGATATCAATGCACTCGCCAATATATATGAAAGTGTTCTAGACGGATATTTTGGCGACTAA
- the truA gene encoding tRNA pseudouridine(38-40) synthase TruA, producing MPRYKVTIEYDGTGLVGWQRQTNGPSVQQHIEEAIFKFTGEDVRIQGAGRTDAGVHALGQVASFDLTKDHSTRTVRNAINQHTKPAKVAIVEAELVDDEFNARFSATARHYLYRIINRPARLTLDRGYAWHVHQDLDHELMHKVAQHLVGKHDFSTFRAAACQSNSPVKTLSRLDVNREDEEIQVRVSAPSFLHNQVRAMVGSLSLVGMGQWSEQDFLDAKEARDRQRGGPNAPPYGLYLTDVDY from the coding sequence ATGCCACGCTATAAGGTGACCATTGAATATGATGGAACGGGACTTGTCGGCTGGCAACGGCAGACAAATGGTCCTTCGGTTCAACAGCATATTGAAGAAGCCATCTTTAAATTCACCGGTGAAGATGTCCGTATTCAAGGGGCCGGGCGCACCGATGCAGGGGTTCACGCCTTGGGGCAGGTGGCCAGTTTTGACCTGACGAAAGATCATTCTACGCGCACTGTTCGAAATGCTATCAACCAACATACGAAACCAGCAAAAGTGGCGATTGTAGAAGCGGAATTGGTAGATGATGAGTTTAACGCCCGGTTTTCGGCAACCGCGCGGCATTATCTCTATCGCATTATTAATCGCCCAGCACGCCTGACGTTGGACCGTGGTTATGCCTGGCATGTGCATCAGGATCTGGATCATGAATTGATGCATAAAGTGGCGCAGCATCTGGTAGGGAAACATGATTTTTCCACTTTCCGGGCGGCGGCATGTCAGTCGAACAGTCCGGTAAAAACCTTGTCACGACTTGATGTGAACCGCGAAGACGAGGAAATTCAGGTGCGGGTTTCTGCGCCGTCATTCTTGCACAATCAGGTGCGCGCAATGGTTGGTAGTCTGTCTTTGGTGGGCATGGGTCAGTGGTCAGAGCAGGATTTTCTGGATGCAAAAGAAGCTCGTGATCGTCAGCGCGGCGGCCCAAATGCACCACCTTATGGATTGTATCTAACCGACGTTGATTACTGA
- a CDS encoding diguanylate cyclase produces the protein MGKLRNQIAGLGLLGKSGQKGDDLLLNPGLVIDQYPGPAFLVAEDGRLLHANEKSDLILRELTSAKTNGVENLKEAISDGISKQLNLKLENALGEKSAYDIAVVPIENEDESLCLVCALDGSMQYNLIDALVASRQLFKDLITCTAEFVWETDEEGHFQYVSPRGAFGFSAAELDGMNVADLLMGQANQEAGNINPFSVKEPVHAKQIWLRAKDKSPVCMVINSIPVFDTLGNYVGSRGAGHDLTAEIEQKQYLEFLKAQEETVSKIVDAIRREVEADSLFDIAGQGACDALHSTQIVIGRLNLASHLEVAYSKGVSAEIENMLDEWFWKAREAELTSSEVITLQQEDQLVHVAPIQLKDNLHGYIAMVRDRTALAITNDEEALLGVIAGHLGVALIQLTAREMLVELSRTDELSGLLNRRAFNEDVLKRIAHGKRTKRTNTLFYIDLDNFKPVNDRFGHEKGDEVLIAISNLLKESSRVGDLVSRLGGDEFSMWLEDLSEEDAVLKAEKLQKDCLEVSNQLDVHDPSLSFSIGIVMSHGNTEDTLESLLSRADAAMYEVKKMGKGAFALAKDT, from the coding sequence ATGGGAAAACTGCGAAATCAGATCGCGGGATTAGGGCTGCTAGGGAAATCCGGGCAAAAGGGGGATGATCTTCTTTTGAACCCGGGGTTGGTCATTGACCAGTATCCAGGCCCTGCATTTCTGGTCGCTGAAGACGGCCGCCTGTTACACGCGAATGAAAAATCCGACCTTATTTTGCGCGAGCTGACGTCGGCCAAAACAAACGGTGTCGAAAATCTGAAAGAAGCAATTTCAGATGGGATCAGCAAGCAGCTAAACCTCAAACTTGAAAATGCTCTTGGGGAAAAAAGCGCTTATGATATCGCAGTGGTACCCATTGAGAATGAGGATGAAAGTCTTTGCCTGGTGTGCGCCCTTGACGGCAGCATGCAGTATAATCTCATTGATGCCTTGGTTGCTTCTCGTCAGCTCTTTAAGGATCTTATTACCTGTACGGCTGAATTTGTCTGGGAAACAGATGAGGAAGGACATTTTCAATATGTATCCCCGCGCGGCGCATTTGGATTTTCCGCTGCCGAACTGGACGGGATGAATGTGGCAGACCTCTTGATGGGGCAGGCAAATCAGGAAGCGGGAAATATCAACCCATTTTCAGTGAAAGAACCTGTTCATGCCAAGCAAATCTGGCTGAGGGCCAAAGACAAAAGTCCTGTATGTATGGTGATTAATTCCATTCCGGTTTTTGACACTCTTGGAAACTATGTGGGTAGCCGGGGCGCTGGGCATGACCTCACTGCAGAGATTGAACAAAAGCAGTATCTGGAGTTTTTGAAGGCACAGGAAGAAACTGTAAGCAAGATTGTGGATGCCATCCGCCGGGAAGTGGAGGCAGATAGTCTTTTTGATATTGCAGGGCAGGGAGCGTGTGACGCGCTCCACAGTACCCAAATTGTGATCGGGCGCCTTAATCTGGCGAGCCATCTGGAAGTTGCCTATTCAAAAGGTGTGAGCGCTGAGATCGAGAATATGCTTGATGAATGGTTCTGGAAGGCGAGGGAAGCAGAACTTACCTCGTCAGAAGTGATAACGCTTCAGCAGGAAGACCAGCTTGTTCATGTCGCGCCTATTCAGCTTAAAGATAACTTGCACGGCTATATCGCAATGGTCCGTGATCGAACTGCGCTCGCCATAACCAATGATGAAGAAGCACTTCTTGGGGTTATTGCAGGCCATCTGGGGGTGGCGCTTATCCAACTGACAGCCCGTGAAATGCTGGTTGAACTTTCAAGGACTGATGAATTAAGCGGTTTGCTCAATCGCAGGGCCTTTAACGAGGATGTGCTCAAACGCATCGCTCATGGTAAGCGAACTAAGCGGACGAATACTCTTTTCTATATCGATCTGGATAACTTCAAGCCCGTGAATGATCGATTTGGTCACGAAAAGGGCGATGAAGTTCTGATTGCGATTAGCAATCTGTTGAAAGAAAGCAGCCGCGTTGGGGATCTGGTGTCTCGTCTTGGCGGTGATGAGTTTTCAATGTGGCTTGAAGACTTAAGTGAGGAAGACGCTGTCTTGAAAGCTGAAAAGCTGCAAAAGGATTGTTTGGAAGTTTCTAACCAGTTGGATGTTCATGATCCGAGTTTGAGTTTCTCTATTGGCATAGTCATGTCCCACGGAAATACAGAAGATACTCTGGAAAGCCTGCTCTCCCGAGCAGATGCGGCTATGTATGAGGTTAAGAAAATGGGCAAAGGAGCATTTGCCCTGGCTAAAGATACTTAA
- the argB gene encoding acetylglutamate kinase, which yields MTNENMSVEEQLKKAQILSEALPYMHQFAGQTFVIKYGGHAMGDKKLAEDFARDIALMKQVGIHPIIVHGGGPQIGNMLDRLKIKSSFIDGLRVTDTATVEIAEMVLSGSLNKNIVMDINAAGGLAVGLSGKDGNLIQVNKLKRTKRDPDSNIERIVDLGFVGEPSHINPELLQSLEEIDVIPVIAPIGVGPDGQTYNINADTAAGHIAAAMGASKLIMMTDVEGVLDKDKKLINRLTPQKVNALQNDGTIVGGMIPKLETCLYALESGVEAAHILDGRIPHVLLLETFTAHGIGTMIHQENVRG from the coding sequence ATGACAAATGAAAATATGAGTGTGGAAGAGCAACTTAAAAAAGCACAGATCCTGTCTGAAGCTCTGCCATATATGCATCAATTTGCTGGCCAGACATTTGTGATCAAATACGGCGGTCATGCGATGGGTGACAAAAAACTTGCGGAAGACTTCGCAAGAGACATCGCTCTGATGAAACAGGTCGGCATTCATCCGATTATCGTGCATGGCGGCGGCCCACAGATTGGTAATATGCTGGATCGCCTGAAAATCAAAAGCTCCTTCATTGATGGCTTGCGGGTGACAGACACGGCCACTGTTGAAATCGCGGAAATGGTCCTCTCCGGTTCTCTCAACAAGAATATCGTGATGGATATTAATGCGGCAGGCGGCCTTGCTGTTGGCCTTTCCGGTAAAGATGGCAATCTTATCCAGGTCAACAAACTGAAGCGGACAAAGCGCGACCCAGACAGTAATATCGAACGGATTGTTGACCTTGGCTTTGTCGGAGAGCCTAGCCACATCAATCCGGAACTATTGCAGAGTCTGGAAGAAATTGATGTTATTCCTGTCATTGCCCCTATTGGCGTGGGCCCAGATGGTCAGACATATAACATCAACGCCGATACCGCGGCTGGTCATATCGCTGCGGCCATGGGTGCCAGCAAGCTTATTATGATGACGGACGTGGAAGGTGTTCTGGATAAGGATAAAAAACTTATCAACCGTCTGACACCGCAGAAAGTGAACGCATTGCAAAATGACGGAACGATCGTAGGCGGTATGATCCCGAAACTGGAAACCTGCCTGTATGCCTTGGAAAGCGGTGTGGAAGCAGCTCACATCCTTGACGGGCGTATTCCCCATGTCTTGCTGCTGGAAACATTCACAGCACATGGCATCGGCACAATGATCCATCAGGAAAATGTGAGGGGCTAA
- a CDS encoding DUF2336 domain-containing protein translates to MVLGKLFGRKKVKEVSYEDSKLLAKDNNPKVRAKLASNPTARPEVLYFLAEDTNADVRKNVAGNSNTPHQANNILATDEDQEVRGELARKICRLLPSLSGEEAAQLREQTIEVLEILAQDQLPTIRAILSQSLKDSLDAPKHVIKSLAQDVEEIVAGPVLEFSPLLSEADLLEIIAGGVASGAMSSIARRANISEDISEAVAASLDVPAVAALLANKSAQVREETLDQIIDQAQGIEQLHEPLVMRVDLSIRAMRRIAGFVAVSLVDKLVEKNKLSKDVEKELKKQVRDRIGKKNTFSEEEEETGVDRAIAAHKVRKLNEDTITEAVANKDVEFIQAGLALMADIPVTTGKSILNSRNGKVVTALCWKAGLSMRLAMKIQQDIAHVPPRDIVNAKDGVAYPFDEKEMDWQLSFFTGG, encoded by the coding sequence ATGGTTCTGGGCAAATTGTTCGGACGTAAGAAGGTCAAAGAGGTTAGCTACGAAGATAGCAAACTATTAGCCAAGGATAACAATCCAAAGGTGCGCGCAAAACTTGCGTCTAATCCAACTGCGCGTCCTGAGGTCCTTTATTTTCTGGCGGAAGACACCAATGCTGACGTTCGTAAGAATGTGGCGGGTAACAGTAATACTCCCCATCAGGCGAACAATATTCTGGCAACGGATGAGGATCAGGAAGTTCGCGGTGAATTGGCGCGAAAGATATGCAGATTACTGCCTTCACTAAGCGGCGAAGAAGCTGCGCAGTTGCGTGAGCAAACCATCGAAGTGTTGGAAATACTAGCGCAAGACCAGCTTCCTACTATACGGGCAATTCTGTCTCAGTCCTTAAAAGACAGTCTGGATGCACCTAAGCACGTGATCAAATCTCTTGCGCAGGATGTTGAAGAAATCGTTGCCGGTCCTGTTCTTGAGTTTTCGCCGCTGCTTTCAGAAGCGGACCTTCTTGAAATTATCGCGGGCGGTGTAGCTTCTGGAGCTATGTCATCTATCGCACGCCGCGCGAATATCTCTGAGGATATTTCTGAGGCGGTTGCCGCCAGTCTGGATGTCCCTGCTGTTGCGGCCTTACTTGCCAATAAATCCGCGCAGGTTCGCGAGGAAACTCTGGATCAGATCATTGATCAGGCGCAGGGGATTGAACAATTGCATGAACCTTTGGTGATGCGGGTGGATCTTTCCATAAGGGCAATGCGCAGAATTGCTGGGTTTGTTGCTGTGTCTCTGGTGGACAAGCTGGTCGAAAAGAACAAACTTTCCAAGGATGTTGAAAAAGAGCTGAAGAAACAGGTGCGCGATCGTATCGGCAAGAAAAACACTTTTTCTGAGGAAGAAGAGGAGACTGGTGTTGACCGTGCGATCGCTGCCCACAAAGTCCGGAAACTGAACGAAGATACCATTACCGAAGCGGTTGCGAATAAGGACGTTGAGTTTATTCAGGCTGGTTTGGCCTTAATGGCTGATATTCCGGTGACAACGGGTAAGTCGATCCTAAATTCCCGGAATGGTAAAGTGGTGACAGCACTATGCTGGAAAGCCGGCCTTTCCATGCGCCTTGCCATGAAAATTCAGCAGGATATTGCACATGTGCCACCGCGGGATATTGTGAACGCCAAGGACGGTGTTGCCTACCCATTTGATGAAAAGGAAATGGACTGGCAACTGTCCTTCTTTACAGGGGGCTAG
- the dapD gene encoding 2,3,4,5-tetrahydropyridine-2,6-dicarboxylate N-succinyltransferase encodes MSLFELQPVVEKAWDDRENISTATTGEVRDAVAEALNALDCGSARVAEKVDGDWQVNQWLKKAVLLSFRLNDMEAIAGGPGNNTNWWDKVPSKFEGWSDTEFKEAGFRAVPGTIVRRSAYIAPSVVLMPSFVNLGAYVDSGTMVDTWATVGSCAQIGKNVHLSGGVGIGGVLEPLQAGPVIIEDNCFIGARSEVVEGVVVETGAVLSMGVFIGASTKIVNRETGEIHIGRVPAYSVVVPGSLPGKPLPNGEPGPSLYCAVIVKTVDEQTRAKTDINDLLRD; translated from the coding sequence ATGAGCCTTTTCGAATTGCAACCGGTCGTCGAAAAAGCGTGGGATGATCGTGAGAATATCTCCACCGCGACCACAGGTGAAGTCCGCGATGCCGTGGCAGAAGCCCTGAACGCATTGGACTGCGGCAGCGCACGTGTTGCCGAAAAAGTGGATGGTGACTGGCAGGTTAATCAGTGGCTAAAGAAAGCCGTTCTTCTTTCCTTCCGTCTCAATGACATGGAAGCAATCGCAGGTGGCCCGGGAAACAACACAAACTGGTGGGACAAGGTTCCAAGCAAGTTTGAAGGCTGGAGCGACACAGAGTTCAAAGAAGCTGGTTTCCGTGCAGTTCCAGGCACAATCGTTCGTCGCAGCGCTTATATCGCGCCAAGTGTTGTCCTGATGCCAAGCTTTGTAAATCTTGGCGCCTATGTGGACAGTGGTACCATGGTTGATACATGGGCAACTGTTGGCTCCTGCGCGCAGATCGGTAAAAACGTTCACCTCTCTGGTGGTGTTGGTATCGGTGGTGTTCTCGAACCACTTCAGGCTGGCCCGGTTATCATTGAAGACAACTGCTTCATTGGCGCCCGTTCTGAAGTTGTGGAAGGCGTGGTCGTTGAAACTGGTGCTGTGCTTTCCATGGGTGTATTCATCGGCGCTTCCACAAAAATCGTGAACCGCGAAACGGGTGAAATCCATATCGGCCGTGTTCCGGCCTACTCCGTTGTGGTTCCAGGTAGCCTGCCAGGCAAACCACTTCCAAATGGAGAGCCAGGACCAAGCCTCTACTGTGCGGTTATCGTTAAAACAGTGGACGAGCAGACACGTGCAAAAACAGATATCAACGATCTGCTGCGTGACTAA
- a CDS encoding DMT family transporter produces MSSPIGVQSNNLHGILFISAAIFMLSSMDAVAKWLVEADYSVFQILFIRACINFVILSTLMPFMGGIDLIKTKRFAAHGIRGFFGFWAPALFFSALQSMPIAEATVIFFISPFVMTAISVPLFKEQVGIHRWGAIIVGFCGVLYVMQPTSSIFNPAAFLVLGSSLCYSFLMLASRWLGQTDKTFTIVFYVTFWTAIFTGVIVPFVWKPIPLEHVAVVGLMALLSLAGNFFIVRAFTIGEVGVITPFEYSGLLWAVLFGMFFFDEIPGQHVWIGVGVILLSGLYMVYRENKKRPAPKGEPEDQNVSAP; encoded by the coding sequence ATGTCATCCCCAATTGGCGTACAGAGTAATAATCTGCATGGTATTCTGTTTATCAGTGCGGCCATTTTCATGCTGTCCTCAATGGACGCGGTGGCGAAGTGGTTGGTGGAGGCAGACTATTCCGTATTTCAGATCCTGTTTATCCGCGCCTGTATCAATTTCGTGATCCTGTCTACGCTAATGCCGTTTATGGGCGGTATTGATCTGATTAAGACGAAACGCTTTGCCGCACACGGTATTCGGGGTTTTTTTGGATTTTGGGCGCCAGCCCTGTTCTTCAGCGCCTTGCAAAGTATGCCCATCGCCGAAGCGACGGTGATTTTCTTTATCTCCCCCTTTGTGATGACAGCAATTTCTGTTCCGTTATTTAAGGAGCAGGTGGGTATTCACCGGTGGGGAGCTATCATTGTTGGTTTTTGCGGTGTTCTCTATGTGATGCAACCCACCAGCAGTATTTTTAACCCCGCGGCATTTCTGGTTTTGGGATCCAGCCTTTGTTATTCTTTCCTGATGCTGGCAAGCCGCTGGCTTGGACAAACGGATAAGACATTTACAATTGTCTTCTATGTAACCTTCTGGACGGCCATTTTTACAGGCGTCATTGTTCCGTTTGTCTGGAAGCCGATCCCGCTGGAACATGTTGCGGTTGTTGGCTTGATGGCGCTTTTGTCATTGGCGGGGAACTTCTTTATCGTCCGTGCCTTTACCATTGGCGAAGTGGGTGTCATCACGCCGTTTGAATATTCTGGCCTTCTTTGGGCGGTATTGTTTGGCATGTTCTTCTTTGATGAAATTCCAGGGCAGCATGTCTGGATTGGTGTCGGAGTTATCTTGTTAAGCGGCCTCTATATGGTTTACCGCGAGAATAAAAAAAGGCCCGCCCCGAAAGGCGAGCCTGAAGATCAAAACGTTTCGGCGCCTTAG
- the def gene encoding peptide deformylase — translation MALLPIITAPDPFLKTISEPVAEVNDEIRKLVDDMFETMYAAPGIGLAAIQVGVQKRVLVVDIVGKNDEGNKPQPIAIINPEITWVSDDDSVYEEGCLSVPAHYADVVRPAEIKVSYLDVDGNKQELHADSLLATCIQHEIDHLDGILFVDHLSALKRNMILRKLLKQKKQAS, via the coding sequence ATGGCCCTTTTGCCGATTATCACAGCCCCGGATCCCTTCCTCAAGACAATTTCAGAACCTGTCGCTGAGGTGAACGATGAAATTCGCAAGCTGGTGGACGATATGTTCGAAACCATGTATGCCGCGCCGGGTATTGGTCTGGCAGCCATTCAGGTTGGCGTGCAAAAACGGGTTCTGGTTGTCGATATCGTTGGTAAAAACGACGAAGGAAACAAGCCGCAGCCGATTGCCATCATCAATCCTGAAATTACCTGGGTATCTGACGATGACAGCGTTTATGAGGAAGGTTGCTTGTCCGTGCCTGCCCATTACGCAGATGTGGTTCGCCCGGCAGAGATCAAAGTAAGTTATCTGGATGTTGACGGGAATAAACAGGAACTACACGCGGATAGTCTGCTTGCGACCTGTATTCAGCATGAGATTGACCATCTGGATGGTATTCTGTTTGTAGATCATCTCTCCGCGCTGAAACGCAACATGATCCTTCGTAAACTTCTTAAACAGAAAAAACAGGCGAGCTAA
- a CDS encoding pyrimidine 5'-nucleotidase, whose translation MIKKPNWQDFDHIDVWIFDLDNTLYPSHCDLFVQMDKKMGEFVSQYLQVEYDEAKKIQKEYFSEYGTTLNGLMHRHGMDAAAYLEYVHDLEIDHIEQDIKLNEALDQLDGRKVIFTNASDAHARNISKQIGIDHHFDDIFDIHQSDFIPKPEMSVYKKFLEEFDIDPTKSVFFEDMAKNLKPAHDLGMKTVWIPNKAHWSHEQSEGEHIHYVADDLSQWLTDLVSDKPAKS comes from the coding sequence ATGATAAAAAAACCCAACTGGCAAGATTTTGACCATATTGATGTCTGGATTTTCGATCTGGATAACACTCTGTATCCCTCCCACTGTGATCTGTTTGTACAGATGGACAAAAAGATGGGAGAGTTCGTTTCTCAATACCTTCAGGTTGAGTATGATGAAGCCAAGAAAATCCAGAAAGAATACTTTTCGGAATATGGGACGACCCTGAACGGACTTATGCATCGTCATGGAATGGATGCAGCGGCCTATCTTGAGTATGTGCATGATCTGGAGATTGATCATATCGAGCAAGATATCAAACTTAATGAGGCACTAGACCAGTTAGACGGGCGAAAAGTAATTTTCACCAACGCCTCCGATGCCCATGCCCGAAACATTTCCAAACAGATCGGCATTGATCATCACTTCGATGATATTTTTGATATTCACCAGTCGGATTTTATTCCGAAACCGGAGATGTCGGTTTACAAAAAATTCTTGGAAGAATTCGATATTGATCCGACTAAATCCGTTTTCTTTGAAGATATGGCAAAGAATCTCAAACCAGCGCATGATCTGGGAATGAAGACAGTATGGATCCCAAATAAAGCCCATTGGTCTCATGAACAGTCGGAAGGGGAACATATTCATTATGTTGCAGACGATTTATCTCAATGGCTTACAGATCTAGTAAGCGATAAACCAGCCAAAAGTTAG
- the fmt gene encoding methionyl-tRNA formyltransferase, protein MSGLRLAFMGTPDFSCTVLQALLNSEHEIVCVYSQPPRRAGRGKSLRPTPVHKLAEENGIEVRTPLSLKDEQEQAYFTNLNLDAAIVVAYGLLLPKAILDAPKYGCLNIHASLLPRWRGAAPIQRAIMAGDRETGVGIMQMAEGLDTGDVLSEARTPIHADTTAGSLHDDLAELGANLLLETLPVIGTADADPQVQPDEGVTYAKKIDKAEAKIDWRKSAEELSCHIRGLSPFPGAYFEKDGTRVKLLNVEVVEGSGAPGSLVDDQLTVACGEGALKLTLLQRAGKSPMDTKTFLNGYPLKAGEVLE, encoded by the coding sequence ATGTCAGGTCTTCGGCTGGCGTTTATGGGGACGCCCGATTTCTCCTGCACAGTTCTTCAAGCACTGCTTAACTCTGAGCATGAAATCGTTTGTGTCTATTCACAGCCGCCAAGACGCGCAGGGCGGGGTAAGTCATTGCGGCCTACACCTGTCCACAAATTGGCAGAAGAAAATGGCATTGAGGTCCGCACCCCGCTTTCTTTAAAAGACGAGCAAGAGCAGGCTTATTTCACCAATTTGAATTTGGATGCCGCGATTGTTGTGGCCTATGGATTATTACTTCCAAAAGCCATTCTTGATGCCCCAAAATATGGATGCCTTAACATTCACGCGTCCTTGCTGCCACGCTGGCGCGGTGCGGCGCCGATCCAGCGGGCGATCATGGCAGGTGATCGGGAGACCGGTGTTGGCATCATGCAAATGGCGGAAGGCCTGGATACCGGGGATGTCTTGTCGGAAGCCCGCACACCTATTCATGCGGATACGACAGCAGGTAGCCTTCATGATGATCTGGCGGAGCTTGGCGCAAATTTGTTGCTGGAAACACTTCCTGTTATCGGAACAGCAGATGCAGACCCGCAAGTGCAACCCGACGAAGGTGTGACTTACGCCAAGAAAATCGACAAGGCAGAAGCCAAGATTGACTGGCGGAAGAGTGCGGAAGAGCTCAGCTGCCATATTCGCGGGCTAAGCCCGTTCCCGGGTGCATATTTTGAAAAAGACGGTACGCGGGTCAAGTTGTTGAATGTGGAAGTTGTGGAGGGCTCGGGAGCCCCGGGCTCCTTGGTCGATGATCAACTGACCGTGGCTTGCGGGGAGGGCGCGCTAAAGCTGACATTGTTGCAGCGTGCTGGAAAATCCCCAATGGATACCAAAACGTTTCTTAACGGATATCCGCTGAAAGCCGGTGAGGTTCTTGAGTAA
- the yihA gene encoding ribosome biogenesis GTP-binding protein YihA/YsxC, whose amino-acid sequence MTHPTEQNEAEAARIEKGRLLFAQECKFVAGAATLTMLPDLPLNEVAFAGRSNVGKSSLINALTNRNTLARTSNTPGRTQQINFFELGGELYLVDLPGHGYAKASKSKIEAWTGLVNTYLRGRPKLRRVCLLIDCRHGLKDVDRDVMKMLDTAAVNYQIILTKSDKSKKSELDKVIEKTEQELSKRPAAHPVVLLTSSAKGTGIEELRAEIASLAE is encoded by the coding sequence ATGACACATCCAACAGAGCAAAATGAAGCAGAGGCGGCCCGCATTGAAAAGGGCCGCCTCCTTTTTGCGCAAGAATGCAAATTTGTGGCAGGAGCAGCAACCCTAACAATGTTGCCTGACTTGCCACTTAACGAGGTTGCCTTTGCGGGCAGATCGAACGTGGGTAAATCCAGCCTGATCAATGCGCTGACAAATCGCAATACGCTGGCAAGAACATCCAACACTCCGGGACGCACCCAACAGATCAACTTTTTCGAACTGGGCGGGGAACTTTACCTTGTTGACTTGCCTGGGCACGGATATGCGAAAGCCTCCAAAAGCAAAATTGAAGCGTGGACAGGTCTGGTAAATACCTACTTAAGGGGTCGCCCGAAACTACGACGGGTTTGCTTATTGATTGATTGCCGTCACGGATTAAAAGATGTAGACCGCGACGTGATGAAAATGCTGGATACAGCGGCAGTGAATTACCAGATCATTCTGACGAAATCGGATAAATCCAAAAAGTCAGAACTCGACAAAGTCATTGAAAAAACCGAGCAAGAATTGTCCAAACGTCCAGCAGCACACCCTGTTGTTCTCTTGACAAGTTCTGCAAAAGGGACCGGTATTGAAGAATTAAGGGCAGAGATCGCCAGCTTGGCCGAGTAA